In one Gemmatimonadota bacterium genomic region, the following are encoded:
- a CDS encoding aminotransferase class V-fold PLP-dependent enzyme — protein sequence MTFDVHAFRAREFPWAEAGEAIYLDHASTGPLPQRTRDEIAAFGLKRAEPFRLSNDDYFPTFERARNAAARLLNVSPRTIALMSNTSHGVNLAARALPYGPGDVVLSVHGEFPANVYPWIIAARRRGAEHRLLPLVNGRPDEAALMHAIETDPRVKVVALSWVSFWSGYRFDLAAIGAACRARGIYFVVDAIQGLGPLTIDLANTPVDIFACGTQKWLLSPWGTGFTYVRDELIGELEPEEIGWASQASSGDFGRFLDYDPTFHDDARRFEVITLDFVHFSAMAESLEMFLEIGPQEIADRVRMLADRAVAFADAHPEVALITPVDPAQRAGVLSFRTVDVPATSERLRLGKVTHTVREGCIRLSPHFYNTAAELDAALELLLS from the coding sequence GTGACCTTCGACGTGCACGCATTTCGCGCCCGGGAGTTTCCGTGGGCCGAGGCCGGTGAGGCCATCTATCTCGACCACGCCTCGACGGGGCCGTTACCGCAGCGGACCCGCGACGAAATCGCCGCATTCGGTCTTAAGCGTGCCGAACCGTTCCGGCTCTCGAACGACGACTACTTCCCAACCTTCGAGCGCGCGCGCAACGCGGCGGCTCGTTTGCTCAATGTGAGTCCGCGCACCATTGCGTTGATGTCGAATACCTCGCACGGTGTGAACCTCGCGGCGCGCGCGCTCCCCTATGGTCCCGGCGATGTCGTGCTCAGCGTACACGGCGAGTTTCCGGCCAACGTGTATCCGTGGATCATCGCCGCTCGCCGGCGCGGCGCCGAACACCGGTTGCTTCCCCTCGTCAACGGACGCCCAGATGAAGCGGCGTTGATGCATGCCATCGAGACCGACCCACGGGTGAAGGTAGTCGCGCTCAGTTGGGTGAGCTTCTGGAGTGGCTACCGTTTTGATCTTGCGGCCATCGGAGCCGCCTGCCGCGCACGCGGCATCTATTTTGTGGTCGACGCCATTCAGGGGCTGGGGCCGCTGACCATCGACCTCGCCAACACGCCGGTCGACATCTTTGCGTGTGGTACACAGAAGTGGCTGCTCTCCCCGTGGGGCACGGGCTTCACCTACGTGCGCGACGAACTCATCGGCGAACTGGAACCCGAGGAGATTGGATGGGCATCACAGGCCTCGAGTGGCGACTTCGGGCGTTTCCTCGACTACGACCCCACCTTCCACGATGATGCCCGTCGCTTTGAAGTGATCACCCTCGATTTCGTGCACTTCAGTGCTATGGCCGAATCGCTCGAGATGTTTCTGGAGATCGGCCCACAAGAGATTGCCGATCGCGTGCGAATGCTCGCCGACCGTGCGGTGGCATTCGCCGACGCGCATCCGGAAGTCGCGCTCATCACCCCAGTCGATCCGGCGCAGCGCGCCGGGGTGCTCTCGTTCCGCACGGTCGACGTTCCCGCGACCAGTGAACGTCTGCGCCTCGGCAAAGTCACGCACACCGTGCGCGAAGGGTGTATCCGACTTTCACCGCATTTCTACAACACCGCGGCGGAACTCGACGCCGCACTGGAGTTGCTGCTGAGCTGA
- a CDS encoding YebC/PmpR family DNA-binding transcriptional regulator, with product MAGHSKWKTIKRAKAATDKKRGAMFTKLIREITVAAKFGGGDPAGNPRLRTAIDAARSQSMPRENIERAVAKGTGDLEGVDYVEVLYEAYGPGGVALMVQALTDNPTRTVAEVRAKLSRLGGNLGAVNSVAFMFDRKGQIIVLANSMDEDAAMEKALEAGAEDFVKEDDAFTITTAPADLHVVYGALEKVGLKAESAELSWIPKSTIRVEGETADTLLKLIEAIEELDDVQKVDANFDMDVSEMADA from the coding sequence ATGGCTGGCCACAGTAAATGGAAGACCATTAAGCGCGCCAAAGCCGCAACGGACAAGAAGCGCGGCGCGATGTTTACCAAACTCATTCGTGAAATCACCGTCGCCGCCAAGTTCGGCGGCGGGGACCCTGCCGGCAATCCGCGCTTGCGCACCGCCATCGACGCGGCACGTTCGCAGTCGATGCCGCGCGAGAACATTGAGCGCGCCGTCGCCAAGGGCACCGGTGATCTCGAAGGGGTCGATTACGTCGAAGTGCTGTACGAAGCCTACGGCCCGGGCGGCGTGGCGCTGATGGTGCAGGCGCTGACCGACAACCCCACGCGTACCGTCGCCGAAGTGCGCGCCAAGCTCTCGCGCCTCGGTGGGAATCTGGGTGCGGTGAACTCCGTGGCCTTCATGTTCGACCGCAAGGGGCAAATTATCGTCCTTGCCAACAGCATGGATGAAGATGCCGCCATGGAAAAAGCACTCGAGGCGGGCGCCGAAGACTTTGTGAAGGAAGACGACGCCTTTACCATCACGACAGCGCCAGCGGATCTGCACGTCGTGTACGGCGCGCTCGAGAAGGTGGGGCTCAAAGCCGAATCCGCTGAACTCTCCTGGATTCCCAAGAGCACCATTCGCGTGGAAGGCGAGACCGCCGACACATTGCTCAAGCTGATTGAAGCCATCGAAGAACTCGACGACGTGCAGAAGGTGGACGCCAACTTCGACATGGACGTCTCGGAGATGGCCGACGCGTGA
- a CDS encoding lysophospholipid acyltransferase family protein → MKTPTLAHRLEYAALRAFVGALAPLGVRRGGAVAGFIARLGYWPLGIRRGVVERQVAAAFPAFSEAEVAAVAREAYDNIGRVAIEATLLSRGTRENLLELFHPCPTWHLVDEALARGRGLIFVAGHLGNWELSGAYIAARGIPFHAIARGMGNPLSDRFFRRTRERLGMQVMHDQEAVRRVPRALKAGEAVGVLSDQATVGLASTIVPFFGRPAKTPRGGAVFALRGDVPVLFVQALRQQDGRYVFVAEEIPITHSDNRERDVDDIMIRFSERLEALVRQYPGQYFWQHRRWKHQPPDTPPHLREP, encoded by the coding sequence GTGAAGACTCCGACCCTCGCGCACCGACTCGAATACGCCGCGCTCCGTGCATTTGTCGGGGCGCTCGCACCCCTCGGGGTGCGCCGCGGCGGGGCGGTGGCCGGATTCATTGCTCGGCTTGGCTATTGGCCGCTCGGCATCCGGCGGGGCGTGGTCGAGCGGCAGGTCGCCGCCGCCTTTCCGGCCTTTTCCGAGGCCGAAGTCGCGGCGGTCGCTCGCGAGGCCTACGACAACATTGGCCGCGTGGCCATCGAAGCCACCTTGCTCTCGCGCGGAACCCGCGAAAACCTGCTGGAGCTCTTCCACCCGTGCCCCACCTGGCACCTTGTGGACGAAGCCTTAGCGCGCGGACGCGGACTCATCTTTGTAGCTGGGCACCTCGGCAACTGGGAACTCAGCGGCGCGTACATCGCCGCGCGCGGGATTCCGTTTCACGCCATTGCCCGCGGCATGGGGAACCCGCTCTCCGATCGCTTCTTCCGCCGCACGCGCGAACGCCTCGGCATGCAGGTGATGCACGACCAAGAGGCGGTGCGCCGCGTGCCGCGGGCCCTCAAGGCCGGTGAGGCGGTCGGCGTGCTGAGCGATCAAGCCACCGTGGGGCTGGCCTCCACCATCGTGCCATTCTTTGGCCGCCCAGCCAAAACCCCGCGCGGGGGCGCCGTCTTTGCCCTTCGTGGCGATGTGCCCGTGCTGTTCGTGCAGGCGCTGCGCCAGCAAGACGGTCGATATGTGTTTGTCGCCGAGGAAATTCCGATCACGCATTCGGACAATCGCGAGCGCGACGTGGACGACATCATGATCCGCTTCTCGGAGCGGCTCGAAGCGCTCGTGCGCCAATATCCCGGCCAGTATTTCTGGCAGCACCGCCGTTGGAAACATCAGCCCCCCGACACGCCGCCACACTTGAGGGAACCGTGA
- a CDS encoding ABC transporter ATP-binding protein has translation MLSLYRRLLRFLRPHAWRLAGNIGANVAAAILDAVSFSLLIPFLNTLFGNPDAIPGGKGWLTDLLRALVGRLIVPGDYAASLRGIIIVMLGLIVLKNMFVWLGGQYGASLQERITRDLRDAVFTHMQRLPLGWFSRTKTGQVMSRILTDTEQAKAVLAEVATKSVQNLTQVLVTIVVLVRMSPQLALISLVIAPLITATLQPILRRLRHGHRRLRNEYGEITSVLQEVISGIRLVKSFRGEPYEDQRFTSASGAYTRGMVRITRLSLLASPLTEVLGTVVALTVLWIGAQQVFAHQLDSGTLMTFMVLVMRLLPPLKQLSQAPTTAQQSLAAAERLFDVLDEPTEAQRDKGTRHAHGLSDAIVFENVNFTYGDAPVLQQIDFTARRGDVIALVGSSGAGKSTLVDLIPRFIEPTGGRITLDGIDTRDIALPSLRALTGIVSQDTVLFNDTVRANIAYGAGDKYTAAQIEAAARAANAHEFIAALPQGYDTPLGERGTRLSGGQRQRIAIARALLTDPPVLILDEATSALDTESERLVQEAIDRLLAGRTVFVIAHRLSTVTNATEILVLDQGRIVERGTHAALLAAGGAYARLHALQMGDPGLP, from the coding sequence ATGCTGAGTCTGTACCGCCGGCTCCTGCGATTCCTGCGCCCCCACGCGTGGCGATTGGCGGGAAACATCGGGGCGAACGTCGCCGCCGCCATCCTCGACGCGGTGTCGTTCTCGCTCCTGATTCCGTTCCTCAATACGCTGTTCGGCAACCCAGACGCCATTCCTGGCGGCAAGGGGTGGCTTACCGATTTACTGCGTGCGCTCGTTGGCCGACTCATCGTGCCGGGCGACTACGCGGCGTCGCTCCGCGGCATCATCATCGTGATGCTCGGCTTGATTGTGCTCAAGAACATGTTCGTCTGGCTGGGCGGACAATACGGCGCCTCGCTGCAGGAACGCATTACGCGCGATCTGCGCGACGCGGTGTTCACGCACATGCAGCGCCTTCCCCTTGGGTGGTTCTCGCGCACCAAGACGGGGCAGGTGATGTCGCGCATCCTCACCGACACCGAGCAGGCCAAGGCGGTCCTCGCGGAAGTCGCGACCAAGTCGGTGCAGAATCTCACGCAGGTGCTGGTCACCATCGTCGTGCTCGTGCGCATGTCGCCACAGCTCGCGCTGATCTCGCTCGTCATTGCGCCGTTGATTACCGCCACGCTGCAGCCGATCCTCCGGCGTTTGCGCCACGGACATCGACGGCTCCGCAACGAGTACGGTGAAATCACCAGCGTGTTGCAGGAAGTCATCAGTGGCATCCGCTTGGTGAAGAGTTTCCGCGGCGAGCCCTATGAGGATCAGCGCTTTACGAGTGCCAGCGGCGCCTACACCCGCGGCATGGTGCGCATCACCCGACTCTCGCTCCTCGCGAGCCCGCTCACCGAGGTGCTCGGCACCGTGGTCGCACTCACCGTGCTCTGGATTGGTGCGCAACAGGTGTTTGCCCATCAACTCGACAGCGGCACGCTGATGACGTTCATGGTGCTCGTGATGCGTCTCCTGCCGCCGCTCAAGCAACTGTCGCAGGCGCCGACCACCGCGCAGCAGTCGCTGGCGGCCGCCGAGCGCCTGTTCGATGTGCTTGACGAGCCCACGGAAGCGCAGCGTGACAAGGGCACCCGCCACGCGCACGGCCTCAGTGACGCCATCGTCTTTGAAAATGTGAACTTCACCTACGGCGACGCGCCCGTCTTGCAGCAGATCGACTTTACCGCCCGTCGAGGCGATGTGATTGCGCTCGTTGGATCGAGCGGTGCGGGCAAGAGCACGCTCGTCGATCTCATTCCACGCTTTATTGAGCCCACCGGTGGGCGCATCACGCTCGACGGCATCGATACGCGCGACATTGCGCTGCCGTCGCTCCGCGCACTCACGGGGATCGTGAGTCAGGACACGGTGCTGTTCAACGACACCGTGCGTGCCAATATCGCGTACGGCGCCGGCGATAAATACACGGCCGCACAGATCGAGGCGGCCGCGCGCGCGGCCAATGCGCACGAGTTCATTGCCGCGCTCCCGCAGGGGTACGACACACCGCTCGGCGAACGCGGCACGCGACTCTCCGGCGGCCAGCGCCAGCGCATTGCCATCGCGCGCGCGCTGTTGACCGACCCGCCCGTTTTGATTCTCGACGAGGCCACGTCGGCGCTCGATACCGAGAGCGAACGGTTGGTGCAGGAGGCGATCGATCGCTTGCTCGCCGGTCGCACCGTGTTTGTGATTGCGCACCGATTGTCGACGGTCACGAACGCCACCGAGATCCTCGTGCTCGACCAGGGGCGGATCGTCGAACGCGGAACGCACGCCGCGCTGCTCGCGGCCGGCGGCGCGTATGCGCGCTTGCACGCGTTGCAGATGGGCGACCCCGGTCTGCCGTAG
- a CDS encoding glycosyltransferase, whose amino-acid sequence MRVCFLFLDAAWDGRARAFAEAGTALRGRGVDVAMVCPAHSAVSRMVRDCGFDAVEIAVRGRWMGDAWRLRGVLRQTLSDVVFVHGERAQLVASVATRTVGRGAVVRRHPPRAHLADGRAARFGARLVRTGWLFASEEDRRTAQLSPRLIDAGVAVSAAPDAMSPRVPTGAVVTCVFDHDTQSALLPALRALSFVAARHPELRIVLAGPTGDDDALRIQVAALGFGAVVSLADEPAARALAVADARVVWNLSDGDNFAFAALDAFAAGVPVLALRTPLAARYVTDGVNGIALTSADPANAASAVARLLADDALHAQLVTGAFATAAHWPRAAMADGYERAAAAARNS is encoded by the coding sequence ATGCGGGTCTGCTTTCTTTTTCTCGACGCGGCTTGGGACGGGCGCGCGCGCGCGTTCGCGGAAGCGGGGACGGCACTGCGCGGGCGCGGCGTTGACGTCGCGATGGTCTGCCCCGCGCACAGTGCGGTGTCACGGATGGTGCGTGACTGCGGATTCGACGCGGTAGAAATCGCGGTGCGAGGCCGCTGGATGGGCGATGCGTGGCGACTCCGCGGCGTGTTGCGACAGACGCTCTCCGACGTGGTCTTCGTGCACGGTGAACGCGCGCAACTCGTGGCGTCCGTGGCAACTCGGACTGTGGGGCGCGGCGCCGTCGTGCGCCGCCATCCACCTCGCGCGCACTTGGCGGACGGGCGCGCCGCTCGATTTGGCGCGCGTCTCGTGCGAACCGGATGGCTCTTTGCTTCGGAAGAAGATCGTCGCACGGCACAGCTCTCACCGCGGCTGATCGACGCCGGCGTAGCGGTCAGCGCGGCGCCGGACGCCATGTCGCCGCGTGTGCCCACGGGCGCCGTGGTCACCTGTGTGTTTGATCACGACACGCAGAGTGCACTCCTTCCGGCGCTCCGCGCACTCTCGTTCGTCGCGGCACGCCATCCGGAGCTTCGTATCGTCTTGGCTGGGCCGACCGGCGACGACGATGCACTCCGGATTCAGGTGGCCGCGCTCGGATTTGGCGCTGTCGTATCACTCGCTGACGAGCCGGCAGCGCGCGCGCTGGCGGTGGCGGACGCACGCGTCGTATGGAACCTCTCCGATGGCGATAACTTTGCCTTCGCTGCGCTCGACGCGTTCGCGGCGGGCGTGCCAGTGCTTGCGCTACGCACGCCGCTCGCCGCGCGGTACGTCACCGACGGGGTCAACGGAATCGCCCTGACGTCTGCGGATCCGGCGAACGCGGCCTCAGCGGTCGCGCGATTGCTCGCCGACGATGCGTTGCACGCCCAACTCGTCACGGGCGCCTTCGCTACCGCGGCACACTGGCCGCGCGCGGCCATGGCCGACGGCTACGAACGTGCCGCAGCGGCTGCGAGGAATTCGTAG
- the ruvC gene encoding crossover junction endodeoxyribonuclease RuvC, protein MIVLGIDPGTAVTGYGVVLAGGAAGSAPGAVAGARLIECGVIRTSAQAPLHERLKDIHDGVTELIARHQPDALAVEDVFYARNVRTTLVLGHARGVILLAGATAGLAIHEYPPSVIKKTVVGTGAATKEQVQFMVAKLLRLKHAPQPADAADGVACALTCVLASEGPLARLRRDAAALAPLRAVRPAARRTGVTRSKS, encoded by the coding sequence GTGATCGTCCTCGGTATTGACCCGGGTACGGCGGTCACGGGCTACGGCGTCGTGCTCGCAGGCGGCGCGGCCGGGAGCGCGCCCGGCGCGGTGGCGGGGGCGCGGCTGATAGAGTGCGGGGTGATTCGCACGAGCGCCCAAGCGCCGTTGCATGAACGGCTCAAGGATATTCACGACGGCGTCACCGAACTCATTGCGCGGCACCAACCCGACGCGCTCGCGGTGGAAGACGTGTTTTACGCCCGCAACGTGCGCACCACCCTCGTGCTCGGCCATGCGCGCGGCGTGATTCTCTTGGCCGGCGCCACGGCGGGGTTGGCCATTCACGAGTATCCGCCATCGGTCATCAAGAAGACGGTGGTCGGCACAGGCGCCGCTACGAAGGAGCAAGTCCAGTTCATGGTCGCCAAGTTGCTGCGCCTCAAGCACGCCCCGCAGCCCGCCGACGCGGCGGACGGCGTCGCGTGCGCGCTGACCTGCGTGCTGGCGTCTGAGGGACCGCTGGCGCGTCTACGGCGCGACGCGGCCGCTCTCGCGCCGCTGCGGGCCGTGCGCCCCGCCGCTCGCCGCACTGGCGTCACGAGGAGTAAGTCATGA
- the ruvA gene encoding Holliday junction branch migration protein RuvA, translating to MIARLHGTLVSKDMDRIQILTSGGVGYELHIPIGVLESLPRVGETVSLHTALIVKEDGWQLYGFSTPEDRALFYTLRSASGVGPALALGLISALGSARVVRAIRDRDFATLSGVPRVGKKTAERLCVELGDKMKEFAADVSGSAAGGTSGPDSGAADAVRALVALGYNAADAEKAVQKALDGGKPGGTADVIRAALAVLQKR from the coding sequence ATGATCGCCCGCTTGCACGGCACGCTCGTGTCCAAAGACATGGACCGGATTCAAATCCTGACTTCCGGCGGCGTGGGCTACGAACTCCACATTCCCATTGGCGTGCTCGAATCACTGCCCCGTGTTGGCGAAACGGTATCACTGCACACGGCGCTCATCGTAAAAGAAGACGGGTGGCAGCTCTATGGCTTTTCCACCCCCGAAGACCGCGCGCTGTTCTACACGTTGCGGAGTGCGAGCGGCGTGGGCCCTGCTCTCGCCCTGGGGCTCATCTCCGCACTCGGTAGCGCGCGCGTGGTGCGCGCCATTCGCGACCGCGACTTTGCCACACTGAGTGGCGTGCCGCGCGTCGGCAAGAAAACTGCCGAACGCCTGTGCGTCGAGCTCGGCGACAAAATGAAGGAGTTCGCCGCCGACGTGTCGGGTAGCGCCGCGGGCGGCACCTCAGGCCCCGACTCCGGCGCCGCCGATGCCGTGCGTGCGCTGGTGGCCCTCGGCTACAACGCCGCCGACGCCGAGAAGGCGGTGCAGAAGGCGCTCGACGGCGGGAAGCCCGGCGGGACAGCCGATGTTATTCGGGCCGCGCTGGCCGTACTGCAAAAGCGTTAG
- a CDS encoding bifunctional response regulator/alkaline phosphatase family protein codes for MPASPKQILWVDDEAELLESHRLFLREKGYEVEMARNASDALELLRRRTFDLLLLDEQMPGMRGVAMVREARELVPTLPVVMVTKSEEDETLREALGADVAEYLVKPVNPRQVLSVVTRILEGPRIRQQALARSFVTRFRELEHAGSRDLDWRGWIDRFAEYTQWDVELATAGEMGLYSSLRGLYPEMHRDFAAYMQSNYPVWVNEQVQGERPPLSIDVVSEFLLPVLDSEKRALFIVVDCLRLDQWKVIEPLIAPLFEIETTHYFSLLPTATPYSRNALFSGLFPGEIAARYPDWWGEKEDESLNAHERELLDLQMKELGRNTPVRYHKISSAHDSDDLDRHLANAIAPEGVTAFVFNFVDLLTHGRSESAILYEVARDEIALRQLTLQWFRRSALFSVLKEAARKHIPVLLTSDHGSIHCNTPVTVLARRDATANLRFKFGEDLRAEKEDEAMLFTDADKLRMPRIGNGANTLLAVGDGFFVYPTKLREYQQRYRGAFLHGGVTPEEVILPLSLLTPRR; via the coding sequence ATGCCCGCGTCGCCAAAGCAGATCCTATGGGTGGACGACGAGGCCGAGCTCCTCGAGTCCCACCGCCTGTTCCTTCGGGAGAAGGGGTACGAGGTCGAGATGGCGCGAAACGCCTCCGACGCCCTCGAACTCCTTCGTCGGCGCACGTTCGACCTGCTCCTGCTCGACGAGCAGATGCCCGGCATGCGCGGCGTAGCGATGGTGCGCGAGGCACGAGAGCTGGTGCCGACCCTTCCGGTCGTGATGGTCACCAAGAGCGAAGAAGACGAAACGCTCCGCGAAGCGCTGGGCGCCGATGTGGCCGAGTATCTCGTGAAACCGGTGAATCCGCGGCAGGTGCTGAGTGTCGTGACCCGCATTCTCGAGGGGCCGCGTATCCGCCAGCAAGCCCTCGCGCGGTCGTTCGTGACGCGGTTCCGCGAACTTGAGCACGCCGGCTCGCGCGACCTCGACTGGCGCGGCTGGATCGACCGTTTTGCCGAATACACGCAGTGGGACGTCGAACTCGCCACCGCAGGCGAAATGGGGCTGTATTCGTCGCTGCGCGGGCTCTACCCCGAAATGCACCGCGATTTTGCGGCGTATATGCAGTCCAACTATCCCGTCTGGGTGAACGAGCAGGTGCAAGGCGAACGGCCGCCGCTCTCTATCGACGTGGTGAGCGAGTTCTTGCTGCCGGTGCTCGACAGCGAAAAACGCGCCCTGTTCATCGTCGTGGATTGCCTGCGTCTCGACCAGTGGAAAGTGATCGAACCGCTGATCGCGCCACTCTTCGAAATCGAAACGACCCACTACTTCTCGCTGCTGCCCACGGCCACGCCGTACTCGCGGAACGCACTGTTCAGCGGCCTCTTCCCTGGGGAAATCGCCGCGCGGTACCCGGATTGGTGGGGCGAGAAAGAAGACGAATCGCTCAATGCCCACGAGCGTGAACTCCTTGACCTGCAAATGAAGGAGCTGGGGCGCAATACACCGGTGCGCTACCACAAGATTTCGTCGGCGCACGACTCCGACGATCTGGATCGTCATCTCGCCAACGCTATCGCCCCCGAAGGGGTCACCGCGTTTGTGTTCAATTTTGTGGACCTGCTCACGCACGGTCGCTCTGAGTCGGCCATCCTCTACGAAGTGGCCCGCGACGAAATCGCGCTGCGCCAACTCACGCTCCAGTGGTTCCGACGCTCGGCGTTGTTCTCCGTGCTCAAGGAGGCCGCGCGCAAGCACATTCCGGTGCTCCTGACCAGCGATCACGGATCCATTCACTGCAACACGCCGGTCACCGTGTTGGCTCGCCGTGACGCCACCGCCAACCTGCGCTTCAAGTTCGGCGAAGATCTTCGCGCCGAGAAAGAAGACGAAGCGATGCTCTTTACCGACGCCGACAAGCTGCGTATGCCGCGCATCGGTAACGGGGCCAATACGCTCCTCGCGGTGGGCGACGGATTTTTTGTGTACCCCACCAAGTTGCGCGAGTATCAGCAGCGATATCGCGGGGCCTTCCTTCACGGCGGCGTGACGCCGGAGGAAGTGATTCTGCCGCTCAGCCTCCTGACCCCGAGGCGGTAA
- a CDS encoding AAA family ATPase: MLRPTDISPLTRLVQRVDAAADGAPAADAFGTGFPSVDRMLGGGVRRGDLIVLGGEVGSGKSSLALAMAMRMAQSGVTAAFLTHEMSVERVMERSLAIEGRARIDDIRAGTLDELTRAAIGSVAFKLREHAPVVSRLPHGGAVPLAEELRRTLDLQVAFVDPLQALATGNGAQAEELASSVRALKSLAQELDIAIVVTSHLDVSSTGRSDPRPTLDDFGALGAVKQHADVVLGIFREEMFQPGNDVAGATELLVLKNRNGGTGYIDLYFYKQWLRFEDMLDPDR, from the coding sequence GTGTTGCGCCCCACCGATATCTCACCACTTACGCGCCTCGTACAACGCGTTGACGCCGCCGCCGATGGCGCGCCGGCAGCGGACGCGTTTGGCACGGGCTTTCCGAGCGTGGACCGCATGCTCGGGGGCGGAGTACGTCGGGGCGACCTGATCGTGCTCGGCGGTGAGGTCGGGAGTGGCAAGTCGAGCTTGGCGCTGGCGATGGCCATGCGGATGGCACAGTCCGGCGTGACCGCGGCGTTTTTGACGCACGAAATGAGCGTGGAGCGCGTGATGGAGCGATCGCTCGCCATCGAAGGGCGAGCGCGCATTGATGACATTCGCGCTGGGACGCTCGACGAACTGACGCGCGCCGCCATTGGGAGTGTGGCATTCAAACTGCGCGAGCATGCACCCGTGGTGTCTCGCTTGCCGCACGGCGGCGCGGTCCCGCTCGCCGAGGAACTCCGTCGTACGCTCGACCTGCAGGTGGCATTTGTGGATCCCCTTCAGGCGCTCGCCACCGGCAACGGCGCGCAGGCCGAGGAGCTCGCCTCGTCCGTGCGCGCGCTCAAGTCGCTGGCGCAGGAACTCGATATCGCCATCGTGGTCACGTCGCACCTCGACGTGTCGTCCACCGGCCGCTCCGATCCGCGACCGACACTGGACGACTTTGGTGCGCTCGGCGCCGTGAAGCAGCACGCCGATGTCGTGCTCGGGATTTTTCGCGAAGAAATGTTTCAGCCCGGCAACGATGTGGCCGGCGCCACCGAACTGCTCGTGCTCAAGAATCGGAATGGCGGCACGGGCTATATCGACCTGTATTTTTACAAGCAGTGGTTGCGCTTTGAAGACATGCTGGATCCGGACCGCTAG
- a CDS encoding NAD-dependent epimerase/dehydratase family protein, with amino-acid sequence MSRLLVTGSSGLIGSEMVVHFAALGWEVHGLDSNQRAVFFGPSGDTRWNQQRLQREVRGFTHHEVDVRDRAGIDALLATVRPDAIVHAAAQPSHDRAASIPFDDFDTNAVGTLNLLEAARRHTPRAPFVHFSTNKVYGDAPNRIALTELPTRWDYADPTYAHGIAETFTIDQSTHSLFGASKVAADVLVQEYGRYFDMPTCCLRGGCLTGPSHSGVELHGFLSYLVKCNVEERTYRVFGYKGKQVRDNIHAKDVARFAEAFIAAPRVGEVYNLGGGKGNACSVIEAFDLVAARTGKPMLHEYDTTNRVGDHICYYSDLRKMEAHFPGWTITIPLGTIFDEIVDAWRDRLR; translated from the coding sequence ATGTCACGTCTGCTTGTTACCGGGTCGTCGGGGCTCATTGGCTCCGAAATGGTCGTGCACTTTGCGGCGCTGGGCTGGGAGGTACACGGCCTCGACAGCAATCAGCGCGCGGTGTTCTTTGGCCCGAGCGGCGATACCCGCTGGAACCAGCAGCGACTGCAGCGTGAAGTGCGCGGGTTTACGCATCATGAGGTGGATGTCCGCGACCGGGCTGGAATTGACGCCCTGCTCGCCACCGTGCGCCCCGATGCCATCGTGCACGCTGCGGCGCAGCCGAGCCACGACCGCGCCGCCAGCATTCCGTTCGACGACTTTGATACGAATGCCGTGGGGACGCTCAATCTGCTCGAGGCTGCGCGCCGCCACACGCCGCGCGCGCCGTTCGTGCACTTCTCCACGAACAAAGTGTACGGCGACGCGCCCAACCGGATTGCGCTCACCGAACTCCCCACGCGCTGGGACTACGCGGATCCCACGTATGCGCACGGCATCGCTGAAACGTTCACCATTGACCAGAGTACGCATTCGCTGTTCGGGGCATCGAAGGTGGCGGCCGACGTGCTCGTGCAGGAGTACGGCCGCTACTTCGACATGCCCACCTGCTGCCTGCGTGGCGGCTGTTTGACGGGGCCGAGCCACAGCGGTGTGGAGCTCCACGGTTTTTTGAGTTACCTCGTCAAATGCAACGTCGAGGAGCGCACCTATCGCGTGTTCGGCTACAAAGGAAAGCAGGTGCGCGACAACATCCACGCCAAAGACGTGGCGCGCTTTGCCGAAGCCTTCATCGCCGCACCGCGCGTGGGTGAGGTGTACAACCTCGGCGGCGGCAAGGGAAATGCGTGTTCGGTGATCGAGGCCTTTGATCTCGTCGCCGCGCGCACGGGCAAGCCGATGCTGCACGAGTACGACACAACCAATCGTGTGGGCGACCACATCTGCTACTACAGCGATCTCCGGAAGATGGAAGCGCATTTTCCGGGGTGGACGATCACGATTCCGCTCGGCACGATCTTCGACGAGATCGTTGACGCGTGGCGGGACCGGTTGCGCTGA